CGGGATCGACCAGCCCTTCAATTACGCGACCGGCTACGCCTATGGGGTGGAATTTTCCATGCGCGGCGCCCTCGACAAGGATTGGTCGGATTTCGCCAACTATACCTTCGAGATCGCCGAAGGCCAGGGGATCAGCGGCGGCGACTTCGCCGTCACGGGCGGCGACATCCCGCCGGCCGGGGTCTACCAATACCTGGACCATTGCCAGATCCATACGGCCAATGTGGGTCTGACCTACGACCCGGGCGACCTGTGGATCACCGCCGAAGGACTTTACGGGGGTGGGTTGAGCACCGGGGACGGCAATAGTTTGAGGCTGCCGAGCCATTTCACGGCGGATGTCACCCTGGGTTATGCCTTCAAAAAGGACAGCGGCCTTTCCGGCATGAAAGCCAGCCTGGATGTCCTGAACGTCCTGGATAACCCCTACGCCATCTTCATCAACAACGGCTACAACGGGAATCACTACGAGAACGGCCGGGAATTCATCTTCCGTTTGTCGAAAACGCTTTGAACGGGAGAGCTTGAAGCGCAAGAACGGCGATCGGAGCACCGGTCGGTCCTCAGGGGCCGGCCGGCGTCTTGGTCCTGTCCTTGGCAAGGACGGTCGTTGTTCCATCCGCGCGGCGGGTCTTAAGGACAATAGGAAAGAGGTCCAAAGACCTGGTTGGCCCGTATCGATCCATCAAGCGAATGGTATCGGGTGAGTGAAAGTGTAGGATCACTTCAATTCAAGATCGGAGCGAGGGCGCATGAAAAAGTTCGATCCCCTGTCGGTGAGCATGGTTTTCGCGGCCGTTTTGATGATGGCGTTCTTTTCGTCCGGTTGCCGGAACGATCGGTCTTCTTTGGAGGCCCCGGGGACCATTTTTATCCGCCAAAAGGCCGCGGACCCCAAGGCTTATCTTCGGGCATTTTTCGAGGAGGGGCCGAAGCTAAAGGCCCATGGATTTTCCGCCTACAGTCTGCACCGCGACCTGAACGACCGCGGAACCTTCATCATCACCCTGAAATGCGCCCGTTTGGGCGAGGGAGTGGATCTGGTCCGGTCGCCCGAGTTCATGGCCGCCATGGACAAGGCCGACACCCAGGTCCCCATGGTCTGGTACGGGTTGGACACGACCGAGCGAAGATACACGGAACAGCCCCGGATGACCGGTGGCATTGTGATCGCCCGAAATGAGGTGCGGGACTACGGATTTTGGCTGGATTGTTTTTACAAGGAGGACGGCGGGAAACACAACCATCCGGGAAGGAAGTACAAGAACAGCAACTACAGTATCCACCACCTGCCGGGAAAGCCGGAGATCGCCATCGTGGCCCATGAGGCGTCCGATGTCTCGAAGGCCCCCGCTTTCATGCGATCGGAGCCGATGAAAGGCGAGATGGAATCCACGGGAGTAACGGGCCTGGATATCTGGTACGGGGTCAATGTCCAAGAAGGCCTGTTCTAGGTCGGCGCCGGACGGCCCGGGCCATGCCTTCCAGAAGGAAAGGGGCCTTCAGGGCCTGAAGGCGGGCCGGACAGGTTGAATGTTTTCGATGATCGATATCCCATCTTCATCGCCAATGGACCCAACGGCGATCACCCTGGAGCGGGACGGCAATTCATTTTCCGTTCGGCCAAGGTCCTCGAAGCGGGGAAAAAGGGATGCAAAAGCGGCTGGGAAGATGCCGGATGGCCGTCCGGGGCTGCCCGGCGTCCTGCCTTTTTTAATTCAGGAATGGAAAGGAACGGAAATGAGCGGTTTATTCGAGGGGTTCAAATTCATTTTCAGGGGTGGATTCATGATGGCCCCGCTCCTGGGATCGTCATTGATCGCCTTAACGGTCATCGTCGAACGGTGGAAAGCGCTCCACCAGCAATATGTGACCCCGCCCGATCTTACCCAAGATGTCCTGCAGAAAGTTCAAGAAGGCAGAACGGCCGAGGCTCTCAAGCTTTGCGCGGGCAAGGCCACTCCTGTCGCGGCGGTGCTAAAAGCCGGTCTTGAGCATTTCAAGAATCCGACGGCGGAAATGGAGATCGCCATGAAGAACGAGGGGGAAAGCTGGGTCCCCATCCTTGAAAAAAGGGTCCATG
This genomic stretch from bacterium harbors:
- a CDS encoding MotA/TolQ/ExbB proton channel family protein, producing the protein MSGLFEGFKFIFRGGFMMAPLLGSSLIALTVIVERWKALHQQYVTPPDLTQDVLQKVQEGRTAEALKLCAGKATPVAAVLKAGLEHFKNPTAEMEIAMKNEGESWVPILEKRVHVLDTTITIAPLMGLLGTIIGMMGSFKVLTQSGVDDPYSITGGIAEALIATATGLVIALICVIANNYFNNDIKNFIYEMESAASRLLEARMGAERRKN